The Primulina tabacum isolate GXHZ01 chromosome 16, ASM2559414v2, whole genome shotgun sequence genome window below encodes:
- the LOC142529680 gene encoding putative indole-3-acetic acid-amido synthetase GH3.9 — MDGEKLEYKGEEALKELERLTSNADEVQEELLKKILEQNGDTEYLNKYIGDSSKKIVSQFKKNVPVITYKDIRPYIVRIASGENSSLITGQPITELLCSSGTSEGEPKLMPSIAGDLDRRTFVYNLITPLINQYVLGLDEGKAMHLYFVKAETSTPCGLPARTVLTSYYRSRHFQHRPHDIFNDFTSPNATILCYDSDQSMYCQLLAGLLHRREVLRLGAVFASALLRAISFLEHHWRDFCRDIRAGKLGASIDDRECRYAMSGVLDGPYPDLADEIEQICGETASWKGIICRLWPNAKFIEAVVTGSMSQYVPALRYYSDEKLPLICTMYASSECYFGVNLRPLCDHREVSFTLLPNMGYFEFIPLGGNGTFSVEFEEEDDEIRVAPSRLVDLVNVKLGCYYELVVTTFSGLNRYRIGDVLQVTGFHNKAPSFRFICRRNVVLSIDNDKTNEEDLHRSITVATKNLLEPRHTLLLEYTSSADTSSVPGHYVIYWEISDMLHPEASRLNAQVLKECCIAVEEGLDYVYRRCRTNDKSVGPLEIRVVKRGTFEKLMDLFITQGGASINQYKTPRCVKSKAALNLLNGNVTGCYFSPRDPAWSA, encoded by the exons ATGGACGGAGAGAAATTGGAGTACAAAGGTGAGGAAGCATTGAAGGAGCTGGAAAGACTAACATCAAATGCAGATGAAGTTCAAGAAGaattattgaaaaaaatattggagCAAAACGGGGATACGGAGTATCTGAATAAATACATCGGCGATTCGTCGAAGAAGATTGTATCCCAGTTCAAGAAAAATGTGCCCGTTATTACGTACAAGGATATTAGGCCTTACATTGTGAGGATTGCGAGTGGAGAAAATTCAAGTCTTATTACCGGCCAACCCATTACAGAATTGTTATGCAG CTCGGGTACGTCGGAGGGAGAACCCAAGTTGATGCCGTCGATCGCCGGAGACCTTGATCGTCGCACCTTTGTGTATAATCTCATCACGCCTTTAATCAATCA GTACGTATTGGGGTTGGATGAGGGAAAAGCCATGCACCTCTACTTCGTGAAAGCGGAGACCTCAACTCCCTGCGGCTTACCGGCTCGCACCGTGCTAACAAGCTACTACCGGAGCCGCCACTTCCAGCACCGACCTCATGACATTTTCAAcgatttcaccagccccaatGCCACCATTCTCTGCTATGACAGCGATCAAAGCATGTACTGCCAATTACTGGCCGGCCTACTACACCGCCGAGAAGTCCTCCGCCTCGGTGCGGTCTTCGCCTCCGCACTCCTCCGAGCCATTTCCTTCCTCGAACACCACTGGCGTGATTTCTGCCGCGACATCCGTGCCGGAAAACTTGGTGCCTCGATCGACGATAGGGAGTGTAGGTACGCGATGTCGGGTGTCTTGGATGGACCTTATCCTGACCTGGCAGACGAGATTGAGCAGATATGCGGGGAGACGGCGTCGTGGAAGGGGATAATCTGTCGCCTGTGGCCTAACGCGAAGTTCATCGAGGCGGTGGTGACTGGATCGATGTCCCAGTACGTCCCGGCGTTGAGATACTACAGCGATGAAAAGCTGCCGTTGATCTGTACGATGTACGCGTCGTCGGAGTGCTATTTCGGGGTGAATTTGAGGCCATTGTGCGATCATAGGGAGGTCTCTTTCACGTTGTTGCCAAATATGGGGTACTTTGAGTTCATACCATTAGGGGGAAATGGGACGTTTTCAGTGGAGTTCGAAGAAGAAGATGACGAGATAAGGGTGGCTCCAAGCAGGCTTGTGGACTTGGTGAATGTGAAACTTGGGTGTTACTATGAACTCGTAGTCACTACATTTTCAG GATTAAACCGTTACCGCATAGGCGACGTCCTCCAAGTCACCGGCTTCCACAACAAAGCTCCCTCCTTCCGATTCATCTGCCGCCGCAACGTGGTCCTCAGCATCGACAACGACAAGACCAACGAGGAGGACCTCCACCGCAGCATAACCGTGGCAACCAAGAACCTACTCGAGCCCCGCCACACGCTCCTCCTCGAATACACCAGCTCCGCGGACACCTCCTCCGTCCCCGGACACTATGTCATCTACTGGGAGATCAGCGACATGCTCCACCCGGAAGCCTCGCGCCTGAACGCCCAAGTACTGAAAGAATGCTGCATTGCCGTGGAGGAGGGGTTGGACTACGTGTACCGCCGGTGCAGGACGAACGATAAATCAGTGGGACCATTGGAGATCAGGGTAGTGAAGAGGGGCACCTTTGAGAAGCTGATGGATTTGTTCATCACACAGGGTGGGGCGTCGATAAATCAGTACAAAACTCCAAGGTGTGTGAAATCCAAAGCTGCTTTGAATCTGCTTAATGGCAATGTGACTGGGTGTTATTTTAGTCCTAGGGATCCTGCTTGGAGTGCTTGA